A single Triticum dicoccoides isolate Atlit2015 ecotype Zavitan chromosome 2A, WEW_v2.0, whole genome shotgun sequence DNA region contains:
- the LOC119356939 gene encoding uncharacterized protein LOC119356939: protein MQQQHMVAACKPPHAVRRAALPLPGPSLRRAFPCNPARAREAVRTRCQEEKQSGDGGEKKKQQEQEKRTFLSLEEAGLVEMSGLSTHERFLCRLTISSLNLLRVISEQEGVAMEELNAGRVCDWFLKDKLKREQNLDTAVLQWDDPPPI, encoded by the exons ATGCAGCAGCAGCACATGGTCGCGGCGTGCAAGCCCCCCCACGCCGTGCGGCGGGCGGCGCTCCCGCTGCCCGGGCCGTCGCTCCGACGAGCTTTCCCTTGCAATCCAG CGAGGGCGCGAGAGGCGGTGAGGACGAGATGCCAGGAAGAGAAGCAGAGCGGTGATGGCGgcgagaagaagaagcagcaggagCAGGAGAAGAGGACGTTCCTGAGCCTGGAGGAGGCCGGGCTGGTGGAGATGTCCGGGCTCAGCACCCACGAGCGCTTCCTCTGCCGCCTCACC ATCTCGTCGCTGAACCTGCTGCGGGTGATCTCGGAGCAGGAGGGGGTGGCGATGGAGGAGCTCAACGCGGGGCGGGTGTGCGACTGGTTCCTCAAGGACAAGCTCAAGCGGGAGCAGAACCTCGACACCGCCGTCCTGCAGTGGGACGACCCCCCGCCCATCTGA